From one Magnolia sinica isolate HGM2019 chromosome 18, MsV1, whole genome shotgun sequence genomic stretch:
- the LOC131232382 gene encoding putative pectinesterase 63 yields MAGSVMHGALAATILAFLLSFALSTDVPIPSNSADLDRWIAVNTMAFNARTTEIASGIDTKLEPRLLAAENKRRVITVNQDGKGDFKTVTDAVKSIPAGNSHRTIIKIGPGVYKEKVLVDRSRPFITFYGEPDAIPTITFDGTAAKYGTIYSATVAVESHFFMAVNIIFENTAPEPAPGAQGGQAVAMRISGDKAAFYNCKFYGYQDTLCDDIGRHFFQDCFIQGTVDFIFGNGRSIYKNCELHSVGKGAIAITAQARNSVADKSGFSFLHCKVTGTGNVYLSRAWKQSSRVVFAYSYLDNLVNPKGWDDKGYLDRHQTVFYGEYKCMGPGSSTSQRASFGKVLNDAQAKPFISMTFIRAATWLLPHPTL; encoded by the exons ATGGCCGGAAGTGTGATGCATGGGGCGCTCGCTGCGACCATTTTGGCTTTTCTTCTCAGCTTTGCGCTATCCACTGATGTTCCAATCCCTTCCAACTCAGCCGATCTTGACCGTTGGATCGCGGTCAACACCATGGCATTCAATGCTCGGACGACTGAGATTGCAAGCGGGATCGACACCAAGCTCGAACCCCGGTTGTTGGCGGCAGAGAACAAGAGACGGGTGATAACGGTGAATCAAGATGGTAAGGGTGATTTCAAAACTGTCACCGATGCCGTTAAAAGCATCCCAGCGGGGAATTCACACCGCACAATTATAAAGATCGGGCCAGGTGTTTATAAGGAGAAGGTGCTGGTGGATCGATCTCGGCCGTTCATCACATTTTATGGGGAGCCGGATGCAATCCCGACCATTACATTCGATGGGACAGCTGCGAAGTATGGAACTATATATAGCGCGACGGTCGCAGTGGAGTCACACTTCTTCATGGCCGTCAATATCATCTTCGAG AACACAGCTCCAGAGCCAGCACCTGGAGCACAAGGAGGACAGGCAGTGGCAATGCGGATTTCTGGCGACAAGGCGGCTTTCTATAACTGCAAGTTCTATGGATACCAAGATACTCTCTGCGATGACATAGGCCGCCATTTCTTTCAGGATTGTTTCATTCAAGGCACCGTTGATTTCATCTTCGGCAATGGAAGGTCCATCTACAAG AACTGTGAGCTACACTCAGTGGGGAAGGGCGCTATTGCAATCACGGCACAAGCAAGGAACAGCGTGGCTGACAAGAGCGGGTTCTCGTTCCTACACTGTAAAGTTACAGGCACTGGCAATGTCTATCTGAGCAGGGCATGGAAGCAGAGCTCAAGAGTTGTGTTTGCATACTCGTACTTGGACAACCTTGTAAACCCTAAAGGATGGGACGATAAGGGATACTTAGACCGTCACCA GACTGTTTTCTACGGAGAGTACAAATGCATGGGGCCAGGGTCGAGCACCAGCCAACGTGCGAGCTTTGGCAAGGTCCTGAACGATGCCCAAGCCAAACCCTTCATCAGCATGACTTTCATCCGTGCTGCCACGTGGCTACTCCCTCATCCCACGCTCTAG